A window of the Thermoplasmata archaeon genome harbors these coding sequences:
- a CDS encoding 2-dehydropantoate 2-reductase N-terminal domain-containing protein yields the protein MKVLVFGAGVIGTMHAWAFERAGHTVSLLVRPGHQDRWANGVALRILDGRGGRAQETKVLYRPNIVTAFGPDDGYDLIVDAVRYTQAESVLPELAANRGKALILFFHQSWRGLDLIDRTLTKEEYVLGMPRAGGVMADGVLDGAFEGKVNLGTSTCGRPTTPVVEGAARKNLDFVAGLFRPAGFGVETPDNMEHWHWVHFASTAVYTGAIAREGGYEAFATSKTAIRDALLAGREAMAICEARGADLRKIADAKVFATAPLVAAPLMRRALAQPITRRMSQTGPEHASEFRQIYDEVLETARQLSVPTPRLEAYGSYVDV from the coding sequence ATGAAGGTCCTCGTGTTCGGCGCCGGCGTGATCGGGACGATGCACGCGTGGGCGTTCGAGCGGGCGGGCCACACGGTCTCCCTGCTGGTCCGGCCCGGTCACCAAGACCGGTGGGCGAACGGGGTCGCCTTGCGGATCTTGGACGGCCGCGGAGGCCGTGCGCAGGAGACCAAGGTCCTATACCGGCCCAACATCGTCACAGCGTTCGGACCCGATGACGGATACGACCTGATCGTCGACGCGGTGCGCTACACGCAGGCCGAGAGCGTGCTGCCCGAGCTCGCCGCGAACCGGGGCAAGGCCCTCATCCTGTTCTTCCACCAGAGCTGGCGCGGCCTCGACCTGATCGACCGGACGCTGACCAAGGAGGAGTACGTCCTCGGCATGCCGCGGGCGGGCGGCGTGATGGCGGATGGGGTTCTCGACGGAGCGTTCGAAGGAAAGGTGAACCTGGGCACGAGCACGTGCGGGCGTCCGACCACTCCTGTCGTCGAGGGAGCGGCCCGCAAGAACCTGGACTTCGTCGCGGGGCTGTTCCGGCCTGCGGGGTTCGGGGTCGAGACGCCCGACAACATGGAGCACTGGCACTGGGTCCACTTTGCGAGCACGGCCGTGTACACGGGCGCCATCGCGCGGGAGGGCGGGTACGAGGCCTTCGCGACGAGCAAGACCGCGATCCGCGACGCCCTCCTCGCGGGCCGGGAGGCGATGGCCATCTGCGAGGCACGCGGCGCGGATTTGCGCAAGATCGCGGATGCCAAGGTGTTCGCCACCGCGCCCCTGGTCGCAGCTCCGCTCATGCGCCGCGCACTCGCCCAACCGATCACGCGCCGCATGTCCCAGACGGGCCCGGAGCACGCGTCCGAGTTCCGCCAGATCTACGACGAGGTGCTCGAGACGGCGCGCCAGCTGAGCGTGCCGACGCCGCGCCTGGAAGCGTACGGGTCGTACGTGGACGTGTAG